The following are encoded together in the Coffea arabica cultivar ET-39 chromosome 1c, Coffea Arabica ET-39 HiFi, whole genome shotgun sequence genome:
- the LOC113713709 gene encoding uncharacterized protein isoform X3, with the protein MAVPGVDKKLLCELEEMGFPEARATRALHYSGNSSVEAAINWIIDHENDADIDEMPLSAQVPVDIPIEASDPFFISEEMKLKAPEISDQVRKNREVEEKKLERSREKERIRAGKGLQVAKRMAEENERKRNVAQRKADVEEKRRARERVRQKLQQDKAERRGWLGLPVEGPLSVNPAISFSHESKNLELGKPALLTVSARKEDLMRECLRSLKRQVMGDDSQVKKAFQTLLIYVRNVANNPDDEKFRKIRLGNPAFQSRVGKFKEGVKFLELCGFEIIGGEFLYLPKDKVDMATLAEAWAVLNSAITNPYFGLFSRSVDAGD; encoded by the exons ATGGCTGTTCCGGGGGTTGACAAGAAACTGCTTTGCGAACTCGAGGAAATGGGATTCCCGGAGGCTCGGGCCACTAGGGCTCTTCATTATTCAG GTAATTCAAGTGTCGAGGCTGCAATAAATTGGATAATCGATCATGAGAATGATGCTGACATTGACGAGATGCCCTTG TCTGCTCAGGTTCCTGTGGATATCCCTATTGAAGCTTCTGATCCATTTTTCATCTCCGAAGAAATGAAGCTGAAAGCACCGGAAATaag CGATCAGGTGCGTAAAAATAGAGAAGTGGAAGAGAAGAAACTGGAAAGAAGCCGGGAGAAG GAAAGGATTAGAGCAGGTAAAGGGCTGCAAGTGGCAAAGCGAATGgcagaagaaaatgaaagaaagcg TAATGTAGCTCAGAGGAAAGCAGACgtggaagaaaagagaagggCAAGGGAAAGAGTCCGTCAGAAGCTGCAACAGGATAAG GCAGAAAGAAGGGGGTGGCTTGGATTGCCTGTGGAAGGCCCTTTATCTGTAAACCCTGCCATATCCTTTTCACATGAAAGCAAG AACTTAGAGCTGGGTAAGCCTGCTTTGTTGACTGTTTCTGCTAGGAAGGAGGATCTGATGAGGGAATGTCTGAGATCTCTCAAGCGTCAAGTCATG GGGGATGACTCTCAAGTGAAAAAGGCCTTCCAAACTCTATTAATTTATGTGAGAAATGTTGCTAATAATCCTGATGATGAAAAGTTTAGGAAGATTCGACTCGGTAATCCAGCTTTCCAG AGCAGGGTAGGAAAATTTAAAGAAGGTGTCAAGTTTCTCGAACTCTGTGGGTTTGAGATAATTGGAGGAGAATTTTTGTACCTACCCAAAGACAAAGTTGACATGGCCACACTTGCAGAAGCTTGGGCAGTTCTGAACTCTGCTATTACCAATCCTTACTTTGGACTGTTTTCAAG GAGTGTTGATGCTGGTGATTAA
- the LOC113713709 gene encoding uncharacterized protein isoform X4, with translation MAVPGVDKKLLCELEEMGFPEARATRALHYSGNSSVEAAINWIIDHENDADIDEMPLVPVDIPIEASDPFFISEEMKLKAPEISDQVRKNREVEEKKLERSREKERIRAGKGLQVAKRMAEENERKRNVAQRKADVEEKRRARERVRQKLQQDKAERRGWLGLPVEGPLSVNPAISFSHESKNLELGKPALLTVSARKEDLMRECLRSLKRQVMGDDSQVKKAFQTLLIYVRNVANNPDDEKFRKIRLGNPAFQSRVGKFKEGVKFLELCGFEIIGGEFLYLPKDKVDMATLAEAWAVLNSAITNPYFGLFSRSVDAGD, from the exons ATGGCTGTTCCGGGGGTTGACAAGAAACTGCTTTGCGAACTCGAGGAAATGGGATTCCCGGAGGCTCGGGCCACTAGGGCTCTTCATTATTCAG GTAATTCAAGTGTCGAGGCTGCAATAAATTGGATAATCGATCATGAGAATGATGCTGACATTGACGAGATGCCCTTG GTTCCTGTGGATATCCCTATTGAAGCTTCTGATCCATTTTTCATCTCCGAAGAAATGAAGCTGAAAGCACCGGAAATaag CGATCAGGTGCGTAAAAATAGAGAAGTGGAAGAGAAGAAACTGGAAAGAAGCCGGGAGAAG GAAAGGATTAGAGCAGGTAAAGGGCTGCAAGTGGCAAAGCGAATGgcagaagaaaatgaaagaaagcg TAATGTAGCTCAGAGGAAAGCAGACgtggaagaaaagagaagggCAAGGGAAAGAGTCCGTCAGAAGCTGCAACAGGATAAG GCAGAAAGAAGGGGGTGGCTTGGATTGCCTGTGGAAGGCCCTTTATCTGTAAACCCTGCCATATCCTTTTCACATGAAAGCAAG AACTTAGAGCTGGGTAAGCCTGCTTTGTTGACTGTTTCTGCTAGGAAGGAGGATCTGATGAGGGAATGTCTGAGATCTCTCAAGCGTCAAGTCATG GGGGATGACTCTCAAGTGAAAAAGGCCTTCCAAACTCTATTAATTTATGTGAGAAATGTTGCTAATAATCCTGATGATGAAAAGTTTAGGAAGATTCGACTCGGTAATCCAGCTTTCCAG AGCAGGGTAGGAAAATTTAAAGAAGGTGTCAAGTTTCTCGAACTCTGTGGGTTTGAGATAATTGGAGGAGAATTTTTGTACCTACCCAAAGACAAAGTTGACATGGCCACACTTGCAGAAGCTTGGGCAGTTCTGAACTCTGCTATTACCAATCCTTACTTTGGACTGTTTTCAAG GAGTGTTGATGCTGGTGATTAA
- the LOC113713709 gene encoding uncharacterized protein isoform X5 yields MAVPGVDKKLLCELEEMGFPEARATRALHYSGNSSVEAAINWIIDHENDADIDEMPLSAQVPVDIPIEASDPFFISEEMKLKAPEISLYHLKFSDQVRKNREVEEKKLERSREKERIRAGKGLQVAKRMAEENERKRNVAQRKADVEEKRRARERVRQKLQQDKAERRGWLGLPVEGPLSVNPAISFSHESKNLELGKPALLTVSARKEDLMRECLRSLKRQVMGDDSQVKKAFQTLLIYVRNVANNPDDEKFRKIRLGNPAFQGRKI; encoded by the exons ATGGCTGTTCCGGGGGTTGACAAGAAACTGCTTTGCGAACTCGAGGAAATGGGATTCCCGGAGGCTCGGGCCACTAGGGCTCTTCATTATTCAG GTAATTCAAGTGTCGAGGCTGCAATAAATTGGATAATCGATCATGAGAATGATGCTGACATTGACGAGATGCCCTTG TCTGCTCAGGTTCCTGTGGATATCCCTATTGAAGCTTCTGATCCATTTTTCATCTCCGAAGAAATGAAGCTGAAAGCACCGGAAATaag TCTTTACCATCTAAAATTCAGCGATCAGGTGCGTAAAAATAGAGAAGTGGAAGAGAAGAAACTGGAAAGAAGCCGGGAGAAG GAAAGGATTAGAGCAGGTAAAGGGCTGCAAGTGGCAAAGCGAATGgcagaagaaaatgaaagaaagcg TAATGTAGCTCAGAGGAAAGCAGACgtggaagaaaagagaagggCAAGGGAAAGAGTCCGTCAGAAGCTGCAACAGGATAAG GCAGAAAGAAGGGGGTGGCTTGGATTGCCTGTGGAAGGCCCTTTATCTGTAAACCCTGCCATATCCTTTTCACATGAAAGCAAG AACTTAGAGCTGGGTAAGCCTGCTTTGTTGACTGTTTCTGCTAGGAAGGAGGATCTGATGAGGGAATGTCTGAGATCTCTCAAGCGTCAAGTCATG GGGGATGACTCTCAAGTGAAAAAGGCCTTCCAAACTCTATTAATTTATGTGAGAAATGTTGCTAATAATCCTGATGATGAAAAGTTTAGGAAGATTCGACTCGGTAATCCAGCTTTCCAG GGTAGGAAAATTTAA
- the LOC140037132 gene encoding putative pentatricopeptide repeat-containing protein At3g25060, mitochondrial, giving the protein MRLKKWPTKDLKQLMQKCKDRASVSRFHGLIISSGLVGHGISIAQLISSYGRVGDFELAHKLLEKSPNIGIDAWNAMIIAYSRKDCPCEAIKLYRKMSHEGAKPDSSTFTMTIKACTDLLDLKMGEEIWKRAVQCGYGNDVFVGSSVLKLYSMCGKMDQAMGVFGKMPRRDVVCWTAMITGFVQSGKVREALDMYQLMKKEGIDGDGVVMLGLIQALANTGDVKMSCSIHGYLIRNDLLMDVVLQTSLVDMYAKIGELELASHVFWRMPYRNIISWSALISGFTQNGFVANALELFIEMQKSGYEPNQVSLVSALVACSQVGFSKLGKSIHGYIVRRLEMDQVLGTAVIDMYAKCGSISCARALYDRMRHRDLVCWNAMISSYGIHGHGKEALSLFNQMIASNLIPDHATFASLLSALSHSGLVGEGRYWFDLMVKEYGIQPGEKHYACLVDLLARAGQVDEAQSLINSMTCEPGLAVWVALLSGCHNHKKFLVGALAAKKIIELNPDSSGIYTLVANFFGAAKMWNEVMEIRKLMKKRGMKKVPGHSVVEVKGKIHAFLMEDKSHPQYKQIAGFLEKLEQQMIALGYSPKTDFVLHNLEENVKVKMLCNHSERLAIAFALLNTGPGTRLLITKNLRVCGDCHVVIKLISTITKREIIVRDVKRFHHFKDGICSCCDYW; this is encoded by the coding sequence ATGCGATTGAAAAAATGGCCTACCAAGGACCTAAAACAATTAATGCAAAAATGTAAAGACAGAGCATCCGTTTCCAGGTTCCATGGCTTGATCATCTCATCTGGCTTAGTTGGCCACGGGATTTCCATTGCTCAACTCATATCATCCTATGGCCGAGTTGGCGACTTCGAACTTGCCCACAAACTGCTCGAGAAATCGCCTAACATAGGAATAGATGCTTGGAATGCAATGATAATTGCTTATTCACGTAAAGATTGCCCTTGTGAAGCTATAAAACTATACAGGAAAATGAGTCATGAAGGAGCTAAACCTGATAGTTCAACTTTCACAATGACAATCAAAGCATGTACAGATTTGTTGGACTTGAAAATGGGCGAGGAAATTTGGAAAAGAGCGGTTCAATGTGGGTATGGGAATGATGTTTTTGTTGGATCGTCTGTGTTGAAGCTGTATTCCATGTGTGGGAAGATGGATCAGGCAATGGGCGTGTTTGGAAAGATGCCCAGAAGGGATGTTGTTTGTTGGACTGCAATGATAACTGGTTTTGTGCAGAGTGGGAAGGTGAGAGAAGCCTTGGATATGTATCAGCTGATGAAGAAAGAGGGCATTGACGGAGATGGAGTCGTGATGCTGGGACTGATTCAGGCTCTTGCAAATACTGGGGATGTGAAAATGAGTTGTTCTATTCATGGTTACCTCATTAGGAATGATCTTCTTATGGACGTTGTTCTGCAGACTAGCCTTGTAGATATGTATGCCAAGATTGGAGAGTTGGAACTTGCTTCTCATGTTTTTTGGAGAATGCCTTATAGGAATATAATTTCATGGAGTGCTTTGATTTCTGGCTTTACTCAGAACGGTTTTGTTGCAAACGCACTTGAATTATTTATAGAGATGCAGAAATCGGGATATGAACCCAACCAGGTTTCGCTTGTCAGTGCCCTTGTTGCATGTTCTCAGGttggattttcaaaattggGCAAGTCAATACATGGATATATTGTGAGAAGGCTTGAAATGGATCAAGTTTTGGGTACTGCAGTGATTGACATGTACGCAAAATGTGGATCCATTTCTTGTGCCCGTGCTCTATATGATAGGATGCGTCATAGGGATTTGGTATGTTGGAATGCAATGATTTCCAGCTATGGGATCCATGGCCATGGAAAGGAAGCTCTCTCACTCTTCAACCAGATGATTGCCTCAAATCTAATTCCAGACCATGCAACTTTTGCTTCTCTTCTTTCAGCATTAAGTCATTCAGGACTAGTAGGGGAAGGGCGATATTGGTTTGATCTCATGGTCAAAGAATATGGCATCCAGCCCGGTGAAAAGCATTACGCTTGTTTGGTTGATCTTTTGGCTCGAGCTGGGCAAGTTGATGAGGCTCAAAGCCTGATAAATTCCATGACATGTGAACCAGGGCTTGCTGTTTGGGTTGCCCTTCTGTCTGGCTGCCACAACCACAAGAAATTTTTGGTTGGAGCATTGGCAGCAAAGAAAATTATTGAGCTAAACCCAGATAGCTCCGGAATTTATACTCTCGTAGCAAACTTCTTTGGTGCAGCAAAGATGTGGAATGAGGTTATGGAAATAAGGAAGCTCATGAAGAAGAGAGGGATGAAGAAAGTACCGGGTCACAGTGTTGTTGAAGTGAAGGGAAAAATCCATGCTTTTCTTATGGAAGATAAGAGTCACCCTCAATACAAACAGATTGCAGGGTTTTTGGAGAAATTGGAGCAGCAGATGATAGCTCTTGGTTATAGTCCTAAGACTGATTTTGTGTTGCACAATCTTGAAGAGAATGTCAAAGTGAAAATGTTGTGCAACCATAGTGAGAGACTTGCAATTGCTTTTGCACTCCTGAACACAGGGCCCGGAACCAGATTGCTGATCACGAAGAACCTCAGAGTCTGCGGTGACTGCCATGTGGTGATCAAGCTCATCTCCACAATAACAAAGAGAGAGATTATTGTGAGGGATGTCAAGCGATTCCACCACTTCAAGGATGGAATCTGCTCATGCTGTGATTACTGGTGA
- the LOC140037137 gene encoding uncharacterized protein — translation MYADRVEAASKRSVKDRLNGNSAGDSARRRQITGKRQREDDKWEHDLFEDDEPKFSNRRIGASDLRLKLQKKSIQRATQNVRGSLPGGVRDLREKLSGTIYSQAMDTDPPKPKPASEVGRPARKSVIAEAPVASEKKAAASSVSKKKNQKVESVDSFLQSLGLEKYSITFQAEEVDMTALLHMTDEDLKAMGIPMGPRKKILLALESKV, via the exons ATGTATGCTGATCGAGTAGAGGCTGCATCCAAGAGGTCAGTAAAGGATCGCCTTAATGGTAACTCAGCTGGCGATTCCGCTCGTCGGAGACAGATTACCGGCAAAAG GCAAAGAGAAGATGACAAATGGGAACATGATCTTTTTGAGGATGACGAACCTAAGTTTTCAA ATCGCAGAATTGGTGCATCAGATCTTCGTTTGAAACTCCAAAAGAAGAGTATCCAGCGAGCAACCCAAAATGTAAGAGGGTCTCTTCCAGGTGGTGTAAGGGATCTACGGGAAAAGCTCTCTGGTACAATTTATTCACAAGCTATGGACACTGATCCACCCAAGCCAAAACCAGCATCTGAGGTCGGTAGACCTGCCAGGAAAAGTGTCATAGCTGAAGCTCCTGTTGCATCAGAGAAAAAAGCAGCTGCCAGTTCAGTTtctaagaaaaaaaatcagaag GTAGAATCAGTGGATAGCTTTCTGCAATCGCTGGGCCTTGAAAAATACTCCATTACATTTCAAGCTGAGGAA GTTGATATGACTGCCCTTTTGCACATGACTGACGAAGATCTCAAGGCAATGGGAATACCAATG GGTCCAAGGAAGAAAATACTGCTTGCATTGGAGTCTAAAGTTTAG
- the LOC113713709 gene encoding uncharacterized protein isoform X2, producing MAVPGVDKKLLCELEEMGFPEARATRALHYSGNSSVEAAINWIIDHENDADIDEMPLVPVDIPIEASDPFFISEEMKLKAPEISLYHLKFSDQVRKNREVEEKKLERSREKERIRAGKGLQVAKRMAEENERKRNVAQRKADVEEKRRARERVRQKLQQDKAERRGWLGLPVEGPLSVNPAISFSHESKNLELGKPALLTVSARKEDLMRECLRSLKRQVMGDDSQVKKAFQTLLIYVRNVANNPDDEKFRKIRLGNPAFQSRVGKFKEGVKFLELCGFEIIGGEFLYLPKDKVDMATLAEAWAVLNSAITNPYFGLFSRSVDAGD from the exons ATGGCTGTTCCGGGGGTTGACAAGAAACTGCTTTGCGAACTCGAGGAAATGGGATTCCCGGAGGCTCGGGCCACTAGGGCTCTTCATTATTCAG GTAATTCAAGTGTCGAGGCTGCAATAAATTGGATAATCGATCATGAGAATGATGCTGACATTGACGAGATGCCCTTG GTTCCTGTGGATATCCCTATTGAAGCTTCTGATCCATTTTTCATCTCCGAAGAAATGAAGCTGAAAGCACCGGAAATaag TCTTTACCATCTAAAATTCAGCGATCAGGTGCGTAAAAATAGAGAAGTGGAAGAGAAGAAACTGGAAAGAAGCCGGGAGAAG GAAAGGATTAGAGCAGGTAAAGGGCTGCAAGTGGCAAAGCGAATGgcagaagaaaatgaaagaaagcg TAATGTAGCTCAGAGGAAAGCAGACgtggaagaaaagagaagggCAAGGGAAAGAGTCCGTCAGAAGCTGCAACAGGATAAG GCAGAAAGAAGGGGGTGGCTTGGATTGCCTGTGGAAGGCCCTTTATCTGTAAACCCTGCCATATCCTTTTCACATGAAAGCAAG AACTTAGAGCTGGGTAAGCCTGCTTTGTTGACTGTTTCTGCTAGGAAGGAGGATCTGATGAGGGAATGTCTGAGATCTCTCAAGCGTCAAGTCATG GGGGATGACTCTCAAGTGAAAAAGGCCTTCCAAACTCTATTAATTTATGTGAGAAATGTTGCTAATAATCCTGATGATGAAAAGTTTAGGAAGATTCGACTCGGTAATCCAGCTTTCCAG AGCAGGGTAGGAAAATTTAAAGAAGGTGTCAAGTTTCTCGAACTCTGTGGGTTTGAGATAATTGGAGGAGAATTTTTGTACCTACCCAAAGACAAAGTTGACATGGCCACACTTGCAGAAGCTTGGGCAGTTCTGAACTCTGCTATTACCAATCCTTACTTTGGACTGTTTTCAAG GAGTGTTGATGCTGGTGATTAA
- the LOC140037134 gene encoding uncharacterized protein, with protein sequence MAEISEAQPKESDETPQPSNLDPETMRKTKPGVKRLILTLSVLLSFLIGLPFLLKSVEIYRSQLPFRDIDSLSAAIESNPILFPCHFHAVFVNFPAASSSSSGNQLGFSIYSRMQKLFPKTPLCGACSNCSVSVTLDSSGLLDGFKYDRNLDNFDENLDEYLESLLSKDGKYTVVVVNREDVEEVRAVVGKFRHAWIEGRIENAEELVERIAEIFVKVFVNGGKEEGSIHGEFMPVGADGRVVLSFNLLNADPRDWVYDWDFQSMEEILLAPIVEALRPLADVSVESQVLYHTPKSSFSYWDEKLTSHVFSTKDLPFFVNSNEWHLDTSTAAGGRSKVLQFVVYIPSSRECPLFLQLPNGELSLTNGFISPMWGGVVVWNPPACLNISESTHPLRHTMSLKDMKKVFEIFTGQLRQLFGLKSDSMVTSASGMSILLASERGFAKWERDVLSRQHTCFNLLQCGTTLGSLSRLVQSLPRMIIMDEIGKQVKFSLEAAKLTLTNASLGIYDASAVSSRQARSLAEDAFYHPSMMSVSYYSFEHCFAVYSPFFLPVSLHVLLAVLREWKRYKQEQKKYLAWKNKGI encoded by the exons ATGGCAGAAATCAGTGAAGCTCAGCCCAAAGAATCCGACGAAACACCGCAGCCGTCGAATTTAGACCCGGAGACCATGCGAAAAACAAAACCCGGAGTGAAACGCCTCATTCTCACCCTCTCTGTTCTCCTCTCTTTCCTCATAG GTCTGCCATTTTTGCTAAAATCAGTGGAAATCTACAGATCACAGCTCCCCTTCCGCGACATCGATTCACTCTCAGCGGCAATCGAATCCAATCCAATTCTCTTCCCTTGCCATTTCCATGCCGTCTTTGTAAACTTTCCCGCCGCGTCATCATCATCCTCCGGAAATCAGCTAGGGTTTTCGATTTACTCTCGCATGCAAAAACTCTTCCCTAAAACTCCACTTTGCGGCGCCTGCAGCAACTGCTCCGTCAGCGTAACGCTGGACTCCAGTGGATTGCTTGATGGATTTAAATATGACCGGAATTTAGATAATTTCGACGAAAACTTGGATGAATATTTGGAGTCCTTGTTGAGTAAAGATGGCAAATATACGGTTGTGGTGGTGAACAGGGAGGATGTGGAGGAGGTGAGGGCAGTGGTTGGCAAGTTTCGACATGCGTGGATCGAAGGGAGGATTGAGAACGCGGAGGAGCTGGTGGAGAGGATAGCGGAGATATTTGTCAAAGTTTTTGTCAATGGTGGGAAAGAGGAAGGTTCAATTCACGGGGAGTTTATGCCTGTTGGAGCTGATGGGAGGGTTGTGCTCTCGTTCAATTTGTTGAATGCCGATCCGCGTGATTGGGTTTATGATTG GGATTTTCAGAGTATGGAAGAGATTCTATTGGCTCCAATTGTTGAGGCTTTGAGACCTCTGGCAGACGTTAGTGTGGAAAGTCAG GTTTTATATCATACTCCTAAGTCCTCTTTTTCTTATTGGGATGAGAAGCTGACCAGCCATGTCTTCAGCACTAAAGATCTTCCTTTCTTT GTTAATTCAAATGAGTGGCACCTGGATACATCAACTGCAGCTGGAGGACGGTCTAAAGTTCTGCAGTTTGTGGT ATACATACCATCTTCAAGAGAGTGTCCGCTTTTCTTGCAGCTACCCAATGGAGAGCTTTCCTTGACAAATGGCTTTATATCTCCA ATGTGGGGAGGTGTTGTTGTTTGGAATCCCCCTGCTTGTTTGAATATTTCTGAAAGTACTCATCCTCTTAGGCATACGATGTCCCTCAAG GACATGAAgaaggtttttgaaattttcactgGGCAGCTGCGACAGCTATTTGGTCTGAAGTCTGACAGCATGGTCACTAGTGCATCAGGCATGTCAATACTTTTAGCCAGTGAAAGAGGCTTTGCAAAGTG GGAACGTGACGTGTTGTCACGGCAACATACATGCTTTAATCTTCTCCAATGTGGTACGACCCTTGGATCGCTTTCTCGTTTG GTACAATCCCTTCCAAGGATGATCATCATGGATGAGATTGGGAAACAG GTTAAGTTTTCTCTGGAAGCTGCAAAGCTAACTCTGACGAATGCTTCTCTTGGAATTTATGATGCCTCTGCTG TGTCCTCAAGACAAGCAAGATCCTTGGCAGAGGATGCTTTCTATCATCCATCTATGATGTCTGTGAGCTACTACTCGTTTGAGCACTGTTTTGCTGTCTATTCA CCATTCTTTCTTCCAGTTTCGCTCCACGTGCTTCTTGCAGTTCTTAGAGAATGGAAAAGATACAAGCAAGAACAGAAAAAATATCTTGCCTGGAAAAACAAAGGCATTTGA
- the LOC113732808 gene encoding uncharacterized protein: protein MIQLLYLVLFAEGLVAFLLVVKIGPLRELVMKGLDQVKMRKGTVLTIAGTFAAILLSNFFSIVKIQNKGAKLGTMSPMDQVLWRTNLLEASLMGFCLFLGFLIDRMHHYLRKLIGLRSTAGALRKENERLEKDKLQLKEKAEKADEEIKVMKKEISSLTENLNKLKMESAEKDKKVETAEAHVAALQKQAADLLLEYDRLLEDNQNLQNQAVGYRG from the exons ATGATTCAGTTGCTGTATTTGGTTCTTTTTGCTGAGGGCTTGGTAGCATTTCTTTTAGTGGTAAAGATTGGGCCATTAAGAGAGCTGGTAATGAAGGGTTTAGATCAGGTGAAGATGAGAAAGGGCACCGTTTTAACTATTGCTGGTACTTTTGCTGCCATTCTTCTTTCCAACTTCTTCAGCATTGTCAAGATTCAGAACAAGGGTGCTAAGCTGGGTACCATGTCACCAATGGATCAAGTGCTTTGGAGGACCAACTTGCTTGAGGCTTCTCTCATGG GGTTCTGTTTGTTCCTTGGATTTTTAATTGACCGTATGCACCATTACCTCCGAAAATTGATTGGATTGAGAAGTACAGCTGGggctttgagaaaagaaaatgaaaggcttGAAAAAGATAAGCTGCAGCTTAAAGAGAAGGCCGAGAAAGCTGATGAGGAAATAAAGGTAATGAAGAAAGAGATCTCTAGCTTGACAGAGAACTTAAACAAACTTAAGATGGAGTCTGCTGAGAAGGACAAGAAGGTTGAAACTGCAGAAGCTCATGTTGCTGCTCTTCAAAAACAAGCCGCTGATCTACTTCTGGAATATGACCGTCTTCTAGAGGATAACCAAAATCTTCAAAACCAAGCAGTAGGATACCGTGGTTGA
- the LOC113713709 gene encoding uncharacterized protein isoform X1, with amino-acid sequence MAVPGVDKKLLCELEEMGFPEARATRALHYSGNSSVEAAINWIIDHENDADIDEMPLSAQVPVDIPIEASDPFFISEEMKLKAPEISLYHLKFSDQVRKNREVEEKKLERSREKERIRAGKGLQVAKRMAEENERKRNVAQRKADVEEKRRARERVRQKLQQDKAERRGWLGLPVEGPLSVNPAISFSHESKNLELGKPALLTVSARKEDLMRECLRSLKRQVMGDDSQVKKAFQTLLIYVRNVANNPDDEKFRKIRLGNPAFQSRVGKFKEGVKFLELCGFEIIGGEFLYLPKDKVDMATLAEAWAVLNSAITNPYFGLFSRSVDAGD; translated from the exons ATGGCTGTTCCGGGGGTTGACAAGAAACTGCTTTGCGAACTCGAGGAAATGGGATTCCCGGAGGCTCGGGCCACTAGGGCTCTTCATTATTCAG GTAATTCAAGTGTCGAGGCTGCAATAAATTGGATAATCGATCATGAGAATGATGCTGACATTGACGAGATGCCCTTG TCTGCTCAGGTTCCTGTGGATATCCCTATTGAAGCTTCTGATCCATTTTTCATCTCCGAAGAAATGAAGCTGAAAGCACCGGAAATaag TCTTTACCATCTAAAATTCAGCGATCAGGTGCGTAAAAATAGAGAAGTGGAAGAGAAGAAACTGGAAAGAAGCCGGGAGAAG GAAAGGATTAGAGCAGGTAAAGGGCTGCAAGTGGCAAAGCGAATGgcagaagaaaatgaaagaaagcg TAATGTAGCTCAGAGGAAAGCAGACgtggaagaaaagagaagggCAAGGGAAAGAGTCCGTCAGAAGCTGCAACAGGATAAG GCAGAAAGAAGGGGGTGGCTTGGATTGCCTGTGGAAGGCCCTTTATCTGTAAACCCTGCCATATCCTTTTCACATGAAAGCAAG AACTTAGAGCTGGGTAAGCCTGCTTTGTTGACTGTTTCTGCTAGGAAGGAGGATCTGATGAGGGAATGTCTGAGATCTCTCAAGCGTCAAGTCATG GGGGATGACTCTCAAGTGAAAAAGGCCTTCCAAACTCTATTAATTTATGTGAGAAATGTTGCTAATAATCCTGATGATGAAAAGTTTAGGAAGATTCGACTCGGTAATCCAGCTTTCCAG AGCAGGGTAGGAAAATTTAAAGAAGGTGTCAAGTTTCTCGAACTCTGTGGGTTTGAGATAATTGGAGGAGAATTTTTGTACCTACCCAAAGACAAAGTTGACATGGCCACACTTGCAGAAGCTTGGGCAGTTCTGAACTCTGCTATTACCAATCCTTACTTTGGACTGTTTTCAAG GAGTGTTGATGCTGGTGATTAA